The following proteins are encoded in a genomic region of Sorangiineae bacterium MSr12523:
- a CDS encoding DcaP family trimeric outer membrane transporter produces the protein MTRLKWLHLTQLVAAMTTVSVAAAAADDPPAQGRTDGKQVAQTTAPQPTPESTPEQVPPPPPAPPEATQATPPPAAPAPTSPAPAPAAAEEEKLPPGSFKVPGTQTVLTLSGYAQLDVTFDAKGRDPQVEDNDWAVHAAIHPLNQSYETRQKSGQLYLTARTSRVGISTMTKSEIADIGAKVEGDFNAGNLLSGQTFTNSVLFRLRHAYGTLSGKYGTFLFGQSWSTMLDLPSYAETVDFNGPGSIPLIRQPQIRYTIPIGDAVSLALAAENGPGTDRNGVTDSTGPTRRMQQIPDLIAVLGFKGDWGTASIGGVALQYKQAGSPATGGATPTAERDGYSKEGWGVRAGAALNLPWGDRFRAYGAGGNGIGRYIFNAGLQGQGARPNAADDDWQLWQVIAYHVNYTRVWSPVVRSNVVWSQTYMKWNGSQSLAEIGALPSFDPQTGYVHDPGFNKRLDQLFINTFFTVNKQVEFGVEYAFSERNTFGNDDAPSNSCDAASVGPCASQKGTQHRVTGTMHVNFF, from the coding sequence ATGACACGTCTCAAGTGGCTTCACCTTACTCAGCTCGTGGCTGCGATGACGACGGTCTCCGTCGCGGCCGCAGCTGCCGATGACCCGCCGGCACAAGGTCGTACCGACGGAAAACAAGTTGCTCAGACGACGGCACCGCAACCGACACCGGAATCCACTCCGGAACAGGTTCCGCCGCCGCCGCCCGCCCCCCCGGAAGCCACCCAGGCCACACCGCCGCCGGCGGCCCCTGCGCCTACATCGCCCGCCCCCGCCCCCGCCGCCGCGGAGGAGGAGAAATTGCCGCCGGGCAGCTTCAAGGTGCCGGGCACGCAGACGGTGCTCACCCTGTCCGGTTACGCGCAGCTCGACGTCACGTTCGACGCGAAGGGCCGCGATCCCCAGGTCGAAGACAATGACTGGGCCGTTCACGCGGCCATCCATCCGCTCAACCAGAGCTACGAAACGCGGCAGAAATCCGGCCAGCTTTACCTGACCGCGCGCACGAGCCGGGTCGGCATCTCGACGATGACGAAGAGCGAGATTGCCGACATCGGGGCCAAGGTCGAAGGTGACTTCAACGCCGGCAACCTGCTCTCGGGCCAGACGTTCACCAACTCCGTGCTCTTCCGCCTTCGCCACGCTTACGGCACCTTGAGCGGCAAGTACGGTACGTTCCTCTTCGGCCAGAGCTGGTCGACGATGCTCGATCTGCCGTCGTACGCGGAAACCGTGGACTTCAACGGTCCCGGTTCCATTCCGCTGATTCGGCAGCCGCAGATCCGCTACACGATTCCGATTGGCGACGCGGTGAGCTTGGCCCTCGCTGCGGAAAACGGACCCGGCACCGATCGAAACGGCGTCACCGATTCGACCGGCCCCACGCGCCGCATGCAGCAGATTCCGGATCTCATCGCCGTCCTCGGTTTCAAGGGCGATTGGGGTACCGCATCCATCGGCGGTGTGGCCTTGCAGTACAAGCAGGCCGGCTCCCCGGCAACGGGCGGCGCGACGCCCACGGCGGAGCGCGATGGGTACTCGAAGGAAGGCTGGGGCGTCCGCGCGGGCGCTGCGCTCAACCTGCCGTGGGGTGACCGCTTCCGTGCCTACGGTGCGGGCGGCAACGGTATCGGTCGTTACATCTTCAACGCAGGTCTGCAGGGCCAAGGCGCAAGGCCGAATGCGGCGGATGATGACTGGCAGCTCTGGCAGGTCATTGCGTACCACGTCAACTACACGCGCGTTTGGAGCCCGGTCGTCCGCTCCAACGTGGTGTGGAGCCAGACGTACATGAAGTGGAACGGCAGCCAGTCGCTCGCGGAAATCGGCGCACTTCCGTCGTTCGATCCGCAGACGGGTTACGTTCACGATCCCGGCTTCAACAAGCGCCTCGACCAGCTGTTCATCAATACGTTCTTCACGGTGAACAAGCAGGTGGAGTTCGGTGTCGAATACGCGTTCTCGGAGCGCAATACGTTCGGCAACGACGATGCTCCGAGCAACTCGTGCGATGCGGCCAGCGTCGGACCGTGCGCGTCCCAAAAGGGCACGCAGCACCGCGTGACCGGGACGATGCACGTCAACTTCTTCTGA
- a CDS encoding response regulator transcription factor — translation MARILIVEDDAPIAILLADHLRKVGHVVRIVGNGLEAIALYRAERADLVILDVMIPGANGYDVCRALRAEQGRQPIVLMLTARVTEEDAILGYKVGADDYVRKPFGVRELLARIKALLRFERRDHDSQKLRAEDDAEALTVGQLRLDPAGRHAQIGARAVDLTPMEFDMLICFARRAGEVLSREQLLSDVWGYTDSSYALTVDSHVTRVRRKLASAGLAPEVIGTVPGVGYVLSLDALGTSAPPASQKQA, via the coding sequence ATGGCGCGTATCCTGATTGTGGAAGACGACGCTCCCATCGCCATTCTACTTGCCGATCATCTGCGCAAAGTTGGACACGTGGTGCGGATCGTTGGAAACGGTCTCGAAGCAATTGCCTTGTATCGGGCGGAGCGTGCAGACCTGGTCATATTGGACGTGATGATTCCGGGGGCGAATGGCTACGACGTTTGTCGTGCGCTGCGCGCCGAACAAGGGCGGCAGCCGATCGTGTTGATGCTGACCGCGCGGGTCACCGAGGAAGATGCCATTCTGGGCTACAAGGTCGGGGCGGATGACTACGTGCGCAAGCCCTTCGGCGTGCGTGAGCTTCTCGCGCGCATCAAGGCCCTTTTGCGCTTCGAGCGGCGCGATCACGATTCGCAGAAGCTTCGCGCGGAAGACGATGCCGAGGCCCTCACCGTAGGCCAGCTGCGTCTCGATCCCGCGGGAAGGCACGCGCAGATCGGCGCGCGCGCGGTGGATTTGACGCCCATGGAGTTCGATATGCTCATCTGCTTCGCGCGGCGCGCGGGCGAAGTTTTGAGCCGCGAGCAGCTTCTCTCCGATGTGTGGGGCTACACCGATTCGAGCTACGCGCTCACCGTCGATAGCCACGTGACGCGCGTGCGCCGAAAGCTCGCGAGCGCGGGCCTCGCGCCGGAGGTGATCGGCACCGTTCCCGGCGTGGGCTACGTGCTCTCACTCGACGCGCTCGGCACCAGCGCACCGCCGGCCTCGCAGAAGCAGGCGTAG
- a CDS encoding ABC transporter substrate-binding protein, whose amino-acid sequence MRYARALMMAVLAIGAVACKDKEPEKAAPPTAETKVSAAPTSDTIVIGHVGSLTGNEATFGQSSDNGIKLAVEEINKKNGIKGKKVVLKTYDSQGKPEEAAVAATRLVTQDKVLTFLGEVASSRSIAMAPIADSNKIPMISNASTNPKVTKDGDKTRPYVFRVCYIDPFQGTVMAKFAVENKKFKKVAILRDVGNDYSVGLANFFTETFKKLGGEITDDVSFKAGDQDFKAQLTKVKGKNPDALYVPGYYTDVALLARQARELGLKQPLMGGDGWDSPKLFEIAKGSLDGSYFSNHYSPEDKSPVVQDFITKYKAAYGGATPDALAVLGYDAASVALAAIEKAKELTGPAIRDEIEKTKDFKGVSGNITLDADHNPVKSSVVIGIEKNAQKYAATINP is encoded by the coding sequence ATGCGCTACGCACGTGCGTTGATGATGGCGGTGTTGGCGATCGGGGCGGTGGCTTGCAAGGACAAGGAGCCCGAGAAGGCGGCGCCGCCGACCGCCGAGACCAAAGTTTCAGCAGCGCCTACGAGCGATACGATCGTGATCGGTCACGTCGGGTCGCTCACGGGCAACGAGGCGACCTTCGGCCAATCCAGCGACAATGGCATCAAGCTCGCGGTCGAAGAGATCAACAAGAAGAACGGCATCAAGGGCAAGAAGGTCGTTTTGAAGACCTACGACTCGCAAGGCAAGCCGGAAGAAGCGGCCGTCGCCGCGACGCGACTCGTGACCCAAGACAAGGTCCTCACGTTCCTGGGTGAAGTCGCGTCGAGCCGCTCGATCGCGATGGCCCCCATCGCGGACTCCAACAAGATCCCGATGATCTCGAACGCCTCGACCAATCCGAAGGTCACGAAGGACGGCGACAAGACCCGCCCCTACGTCTTCCGCGTTTGCTACATCGACCCGTTCCAGGGAACGGTCATGGCGAAGTTCGCCGTCGAGAACAAGAAGTTCAAGAAGGTCGCCATCCTGCGTGACGTGGGGAACGACTACTCCGTGGGCCTCGCCAACTTCTTCACCGAGACGTTCAAGAAGCTCGGTGGCGAGATCACGGACGACGTCAGCTTCAAGGCCGGCGATCAGGACTTCAAAGCGCAGCTCACGAAGGTCAAGGGCAAGAACCCCGACGCGCTCTACGTCCCCGGTTACTACACCGACGTGGCGCTTCTCGCGCGCCAGGCTCGTGAGCTCGGCCTCAAGCAACCGCTGATGGGCGGCGACGGCTGGGACTCTCCCAAGCTGTTCGAGATTGCGAAGGGCTCGCTCGATGGTTCGTACTTCTCGAACCACTACAGCCCCGAGGACAAGTCACCGGTCGTTCAGGACTTCATCACGAAGTACAAGGCCGCCTACGGTGGAGCTACTCCGGATGCGCTCGCCGTTCTCGGTTATGACGCAGCCAGTGTCGCCCTCGCCGCAATCGAAAAGGCCAAGGAACTCACCGGCCCGGCCATTCGTGATGAAATCGAGAAAACCAAGGACTTCAAGGGAGTCAGCGGCAACATTACCCTCGACGCCGACCACAACCCTGTGAAGTCGTCGGTCGTCATCGGTATCGAGAAGAACGCTCAGAAGTACGCTGCGACGATCAACCCGTGA
- a CDS encoding GNAT family N-acetyltransferase, with protein sequence MMKTQLFMDRSLARRLERAEGAANAATVTTRARLNPAMGAAWIDVSGTYAMFDGPGSPMTQSFGLGIFAEATDATFEQLEAFFRMRGAETHHETSPLAGATLFGNLAARGYRPIEVSTVLVQPLTEPREAKAGPRVRIAGEQDRERWIETAVAGWAEKPEYIDFIRDLTTLTFANPDTLKFIAEDDHGEPMGTGGLVLHEGVALLAGASTAPKHRSRGAQGALLAARLEHARAAGCDLAMMVTEPGSASQRNAERSDFRVAYSRTKWALSI encoded by the coding sequence ATGATGAAGACTCAGCTGTTCATGGATCGGTCGCTCGCTCGACGCCTGGAACGCGCCGAGGGCGCTGCCAATGCCGCCACGGTGACGACGCGCGCACGGCTCAACCCGGCCATGGGGGCTGCCTGGATCGACGTGAGCGGGACGTACGCGATGTTCGATGGTCCGGGGTCGCCCATGACGCAGTCGTTCGGCCTCGGCATTTTCGCCGAGGCGACGGATGCCACCTTCGAGCAGCTCGAGGCCTTTTTTCGCATGCGCGGTGCGGAAACGCACCACGAGACGAGCCCGCTGGCGGGTGCCACGCTCTTCGGCAACTTGGCAGCGCGCGGGTATCGGCCCATCGAGGTCAGCACGGTGCTGGTGCAGCCGCTCACCGAGCCGCGCGAGGCGAAGGCGGGACCGCGCGTGCGGATCGCCGGTGAGCAGGATCGCGAGCGGTGGATCGAGACGGCCGTCGCGGGGTGGGCCGAAAAGCCCGAGTACATCGACTTCATCCGCGATCTGACGACTCTGACCTTCGCCAACCCCGACACGCTGAAGTTCATCGCCGAGGACGACCACGGTGAGCCGATGGGTACGGGGGGGCTCGTTCTTCACGAAGGCGTGGCGCTCCTCGCCGGCGCAAGCACCGCGCCGAAGCACCGTTCCCGCGGCGCCCAAGGCGCACTCCTCGCCGCGCGCCTCGAGCACGCCCGCGCCGCAGGTTGCGATCTCGCCATGATGGTCACGGAGCCCGGAAGCGCCTCCCAGCGCAACGCCGAGCGCAGCGACTTCCGCGTCGCCTACTCGCGAACGAAGTGGGCGCTCTCGATCTGA
- a CDS encoding DUF2252 domain-containing protein, giving the protein MRSFDPMAFAKEQIARDEARTRHMPALFVRKVSRMRASAVGFLRGAAPLFYELYEHYAEDCHDGPAGDGWIAGDLHVENFGVYRTAPVDLLQRGRAANVTFDLNDFDDALVGPWRLDVLRLLTSLLLAARGFGASGARAASWTEALLDAYTSRAFDRAPQSLEVPAPVMSLLTRASARTRRALLDARTTRTSRGRRFVRDGLRYAELAPATDAAARKAFEIYARGVQETYGLTPQHFEVVDTAFRIAGTGSLGTLRIAVLARGKGKDDGNWIFDMKAQSAPSAEAYGKPANVRSPAERVLTAMQRCLEQPPHMAGTVRMGAASMLVRRLAPQEDKLDLAHVPDADLLPLARYLGALTGAAHRRGARSKPRPWSSAACTKLLYRAFALAGLHEAIYLAYSRLTEPMASK; this is encoded by the coding sequence ATGCGCTCCTTCGATCCAATGGCCTTTGCCAAAGAGCAGATTGCGCGGGACGAAGCACGCACACGGCACATGCCCGCGCTTTTCGTGCGCAAGGTGTCCCGAATGCGTGCCTCCGCCGTAGGTTTTCTGCGCGGTGCGGCGCCACTCTTTTACGAGCTGTACGAGCACTATGCGGAGGACTGCCACGATGGTCCGGCGGGCGATGGATGGATTGCAGGCGATCTCCACGTCGAAAATTTCGGCGTCTATCGGACGGCGCCCGTGGATCTGCTCCAACGTGGGCGAGCGGCGAACGTCACCTTCGATCTCAACGACTTCGACGATGCCCTCGTCGGACCTTGGCGGCTCGATGTGTTGCGGCTACTCACGAGTTTGCTGCTTGCCGCGCGTGGATTCGGCGCGAGTGGTGCGCGGGCCGCATCGTGGACGGAGGCCCTGCTCGATGCGTACACCTCGCGCGCGTTCGATCGGGCGCCGCAGTCTCTCGAGGTGCCGGCGCCGGTGATGAGCCTTCTCACGCGGGCGAGCGCACGCACCCGGCGCGCCTTGCTCGATGCCCGCACCACGCGCACCTCGCGCGGTCGCCGCTTCGTGCGCGATGGCCTCCGCTATGCCGAGCTCGCACCGGCCACCGACGCGGCCGCGCGCAAGGCATTCGAGATCTACGCGCGCGGTGTGCAAGAGACCTATGGCCTCACGCCCCAGCACTTCGAGGTGGTCGACACCGCCTTCCGCATCGCGGGCACAGGCAGCCTGGGCACCTTGCGCATCGCCGTTCTGGCGCGCGGGAAGGGGAAGGACGACGGTAACTGGATCTTCGACATGAAAGCGCAATCGGCACCGTCGGCGGAGGCCTATGGCAAGCCGGCGAACGTGCGCTCCCCCGCCGAGCGCGTGCTGACCGCGATGCAGCGCTGCCTCGAGCAGCCGCCGCACATGGCGGGCACGGTTCGCATGGGAGCTGCCTCCATGCTGGTGCGACGCCTCGCCCCGCAGGAGGACAAGCTGGATCTCGCGCACGTACCCGACGCGGATCTTCTGCCGCTCGCACGCTACCTCGGTGCCCTCACCGGCGCCGCACACCGCCGTGGGGCCCGCTCCAAACCGCGCCCCTGGTCATCTGCGGCCTGCACGAAACTGCTCTATCGAGCCTTCGCCCTCGCGGGCCTTCACGAGGCCATTTACCTCGCGTATTCGCGGCTCACCGAGCCGATGGCCTCGAAGTAG
- a CDS encoding LysR family transcriptional regulator — MELIAEPRLDVRDLQVALALASTGSTARAASQLHITQSAVSRALLAAEEKLGVRLFERTRRGLVPTPAGERFLEGAARLLVEWCDFEQRVSAPETAPMRLRLVCECYTAYHWLPSTLLDLRKSLPDLELTLAIEHTDAPVGALEAEEIDLALLTTAAVPRSTGLEERALFADEIVFIVSASHPLAARKSITVADLRTHTLITGNTPAAESHWFLTRVFGRARPRLRYERYPLTEAIIDVTRAGLGIAVLSEWIASPHLGKGDLVVKRLPSGPLLRPWRLAFRREIGAAAQRVLSALAATAPHARLAG, encoded by the coding sequence ATGGAACTCATTGCAGAGCCCCGCCTCGATGTGCGCGATCTCCAGGTCGCCCTCGCGCTGGCCTCCACCGGCAGCACCGCGCGGGCCGCATCGCAGCTTCACATCACGCAATCGGCGGTGAGCCGCGCGCTTTTGGCGGCGGAGGAAAAGCTCGGGGTGCGCCTCTTCGAGCGCACGCGCCGCGGGCTGGTTCCCACGCCGGCGGGCGAGCGCTTTCTCGAGGGGGCGGCGCGGTTACTCGTCGAGTGGTGCGACTTCGAGCAGCGCGTGTCCGCACCGGAGACGGCACCGATGCGGCTCCGCCTCGTGTGCGAGTGCTACACGGCGTACCATTGGCTGCCGTCCACGTTGCTCGACCTGCGAAAGAGCCTGCCGGATCTCGAGCTGACGCTTGCCATCGAGCACACGGACGCGCCGGTCGGGGCGCTGGAGGCGGAGGAGATCGATCTCGCGCTGCTGACCACCGCCGCGGTGCCGCGCAGCACGGGGCTGGAGGAGCGGGCGCTGTTCGCCGACGAAATCGTGTTCATCGTGTCGGCGTCCCACCCGCTCGCCGCGCGCAAGTCCATCACGGTGGCCGATCTGCGGACGCACACGCTCATCACGGGGAACACGCCCGCGGCCGAGTCGCATTGGTTCCTGACGCGCGTGTTCGGCCGCGCGCGGCCTCGCCTGCGCTACGAGCGCTACCCGCTTACGGAAGCGATTATCGATGTGACACGTGCGGGCCTGGGCATCGCGGTGCTCTCCGAGTGGATCGCGAGCCCGCACCTGGGCAAGGGAGACCTGGTGGTGAAGCGATTGCCCTCGGGCCCGCTCCTTCGCCCATGGCGCCTTGCTTTCCGCCGCGAGATTGGCGCGGCCGCGCAGCGCGTACTCTCGGCGCTTGCGGCCACCGCGCCCCATGCGCGATTGGCGGGCTAG
- a CDS encoding OFA family MFS transporter, which yields MTDWLDRDHSIAEPGYSRWLIPPAALAIHLSIGQVYAFSVFKRPLQAHFGTSPTPIAWIFSLAIVILGLSAAFGGTWVERNGPRKSMFVAACCWGAGFGIGAFGVATRQLWLLYLGYGVIGGIGLGIAYISPVPTLIKWFPDRPGLATGMAIMGFGGGALIASPVSVKLMEIFEAKGAASGEAVTKTFLVLGVAYFVAMMFGAFTVRLPPPNWSPSKDGGVPDEKAKKAEVHDSGMRVSAANAIRTPQFWMLWVTLFCNVTAGIGILEQAAPMIQDFFRAGPRSGVSAVVAGGFVGVLSICNMAGRFLWSSTSDIVGRKRIYSIYLGLGVVLYALLAVVGSHSTVVFVLLAGAILSLYGGGFATIPAYIRDLYGPFQVGAIHGRLLTAWSAAGVAGPLIVNAILQREGKPGALTAEAYRPAFLVMVGVLAVGFIANWLVRNVDARFDEGLKEVRNEQ from the coding sequence ATGACGGATTGGTTGGACCGCGATCACAGCATCGCGGAACCCGGATACAGCCGCTGGTTGATCCCGCCGGCCGCGCTCGCGATTCATTTGAGCATTGGGCAGGTTTATGCCTTTAGCGTGTTCAAGCGCCCGCTGCAGGCTCACTTCGGAACGAGCCCCACGCCCATCGCGTGGATCTTCAGCCTCGCTATCGTGATCTTGGGCCTCTCGGCCGCGTTCGGCGGAACCTGGGTCGAGCGCAACGGGCCGCGTAAATCGATGTTCGTGGCCGCGTGCTGCTGGGGCGCCGGCTTCGGCATCGGCGCCTTCGGAGTTGCCACGCGCCAGCTTTGGCTGCTCTACCTCGGTTACGGAGTCATCGGCGGTATCGGCCTCGGCATCGCCTACATCTCGCCGGTGCCCACCCTCATCAAGTGGTTTCCCGATCGGCCCGGACTGGCAACTGGAATGGCCATCATGGGCTTTGGCGGAGGCGCACTCATCGCCTCGCCCGTGTCGGTCAAGCTGATGGAGATTTTCGAGGCCAAGGGCGCGGCCTCCGGCGAAGCGGTCACCAAGACGTTTCTCGTGCTCGGCGTCGCGTACTTCGTGGCGATGATGTTCGGCGCTTTCACCGTGCGCCTGCCCCCGCCGAATTGGTCGCCGAGCAAGGATGGCGGCGTGCCCGACGAGAAAGCCAAGAAAGCCGAAGTGCACGATTCGGGGATGCGCGTCTCCGCGGCCAATGCGATCCGCACCCCGCAGTTCTGGATGCTCTGGGTGACGCTCTTCTGCAACGTCACCGCCGGCATCGGAATCTTGGAGCAGGCGGCGCCGATGATTCAGGACTTCTTCCGCGCCGGCCCGCGCTCGGGTGTGTCGGCGGTGGTGGCGGGCGGCTTCGTCGGCGTGCTCTCCATCTGCAACATGGCCGGACGCTTCCTGTGGTCGTCCACCTCGGACATCGTCGGACGCAAGCGCATCTACTCGATTTACCTGGGCCTCGGCGTGGTGCTCTACGCGCTGCTGGCCGTGGTTGGTTCGCACTCGACGGTGGTGTTCGTGCTTCTTGCGGGGGCGATCCTGTCCCTCTACGGTGGAGGGTTCGCCACCATTCCGGCGTACATTCGCGATCTGTACGGGCCCTTCCAAGTGGGCGCGATTCACGGGCGCCTGCTCACGGCATGGTCGGCCGCGGGCGTGGCCGGGCCGCTCATCGTCAATGCGATCTTGCAGCGTGAAGGCAAGCCGGGTGCGCTCACCGCGGAGGCCTATCGGCCGGCGTTTTTGGTCATGGTGGGCGTTCTCGCGGTCGGGTTCATCGCCAACTGGCTCGTGCGCAACGTCGATGCGCGCTTCGACGAAGGATTGAAAGAGGTTCGAAATGAACAGTGA
- a CDS encoding glutathione binding-like protein — protein MKLYFSPLSCSLATRISLYEAGAKATFVEVDPKTKLMEDGKDFREINPLGLVPTLHADTGDVLTENAAILQYVAGALPEANLAPADALGRARLQQWLCFIGTELHKALFVPLLDKKAPADAKSYALEKEASRMGYLEKHLTGREFLLDGFSVADAYLLAVLNWTAVVPIDLAKYPAVQAYVHRLRERPSIAKAIAEERVLYARELARHASQTSQVTP, from the coding sequence ATGAAGCTCTATTTTTCACCGCTCTCCTGCTCGCTGGCGACCCGCATCTCTTTGTACGAGGCCGGCGCGAAGGCCACCTTCGTCGAGGTCGATCCGAAGACGAAGCTCATGGAAGACGGCAAGGACTTCCGCGAGATCAACCCGCTCGGTCTCGTGCCCACGCTGCATGCCGACACGGGCGACGTTCTCACGGAGAACGCGGCCATTCTGCAATACGTGGCGGGCGCGTTGCCCGAAGCGAACCTCGCGCCGGCCGATGCGCTGGGGCGCGCGCGCCTCCAACAGTGGCTCTGTTTCATCGGCACGGAGCTGCACAAGGCGCTGTTCGTGCCGCTGCTCGACAAGAAGGCGCCCGCCGACGCGAAGTCCTACGCACTCGAGAAAGAGGCCTCGCGCATGGGGTACTTGGAAAAGCACCTCACCGGGCGCGAGTTTTTGCTCGACGGATTCAGCGTCGCCGACGCCTACTTGCTCGCCGTGCTCAATTGGACCGCCGTCGTGCCGATCGACCTGGCCAAGTACCCGGCCGTGCAGGCCTACGTCCATCGGCTGCGCGAGCGCCCCAGCATCGCCAAAGCGATCGCGGAGGAGCGCGTTCTCTACGCACGCGAGCTAGCCCGCCACGCCAGTCAGACGAGCCAGGTCACCCCGTAA
- a CDS encoding ATP-binding protein, which produces MNATVVKKARFSRRVARVVFIVMFLATAAYIVTVGAVFHQSDLLIREWVLGIGLRLTRTSAEAGLFTDERLAAEFGEFSGFAIVLYDTEGRAVARSRHDIPVLEQLPPRVIRAAVPDKAVFPGPSIIGLEHMAIMRMRQDGPIRYVGMFDRWAASHILLGIGAALAAGFLASCFVWVGATLILGRRLRVGLRDAEDAVHRMASGDLGIRLPSYGDDEVGRLAKDFNRMADSLAKHIEDLRRERDLRRRSFAAWTHEIATPLTSVMGYLESLCMEEEVDPATRERYVTTAYERALALKGLTDDLRTMSQIDFDGLKMETRRLDLSAIVSAEVEAFVREAESRGVTLHAEHDGPAFALGDAQRLAQVVRNLVSNALRHSPRGSRVVVTVQSEGSERARIEVRDQGEGIPAEHLEHLGELFYRADASRDRKTGGRGLGLAIARGIVEAHGGKLHISSELGSGTVVRVDLPSHMEPLIVLRDEL; this is translated from the coding sequence GTGAACGCCACCGTCGTGAAAAAAGCGCGATTTTCACGACGGGTAGCCCGTGTCGTGTTCATCGTGATGTTCCTGGCCACCGCCGCGTACATCGTGACGGTCGGCGCCGTTTTTCATCAAAGCGATTTGCTCATTCGCGAGTGGGTGCTCGGGATCGGTCTTCGTTTGACCCGTACGTCCGCGGAGGCGGGGTTGTTCACCGACGAGCGCCTCGCCGCCGAATTCGGCGAGTTCTCCGGCTTCGCCATCGTGCTGTACGACACCGAAGGCCGCGCCGTCGCACGCAGCCGTCACGACATTCCGGTGCTCGAGCAACTACCGCCCCGGGTGATCCGCGCGGCCGTGCCCGACAAGGCCGTCTTTCCCGGGCCATCCATCATCGGGCTCGAACACATGGCCATCATGCGCATGCGGCAAGATGGCCCGATCCGGTACGTGGGTATGTTCGATCGATGGGCGGCGAGTCACATTCTGCTCGGCATCGGCGCGGCGCTCGCGGCGGGGTTTCTGGCGAGCTGCTTCGTCTGGGTCGGCGCCACGTTGATCCTCGGGCGCCGTTTGCGCGTAGGCCTTCGCGATGCGGAGGACGCCGTGCACCGCATGGCCAGCGGCGATCTGGGAATTCGCCTGCCGTCGTACGGCGACGACGAGGTCGGGCGGCTGGCCAAAGACTTCAACCGCATGGCCGACAGCCTGGCCAAGCACATCGAGGATCTGCGGCGCGAACGCGATCTGCGCAGGCGCAGCTTCGCCGCGTGGACCCACGAGATTGCCACGCCGCTGACCAGCGTCATGGGATACCTGGAGTCGCTCTGCATGGAGGAGGAGGTCGACCCGGCGACGCGCGAACGCTACGTGACCACCGCCTACGAGCGCGCGCTCGCCCTCAAAGGGCTCACCGACGATCTGCGAACCATGTCCCAGATCGACTTCGACGGTTTGAAGATGGAGACGCGGCGGCTCGATCTTTCGGCCATCGTCTCCGCGGAGGTGGAGGCCTTCGTGCGCGAGGCGGAGAGCCGCGGTGTGACGCTGCATGCGGAGCACGATGGGCCTGCATTCGCGCTGGGCGATGCCCAACGACTCGCCCAAGTGGTGCGCAATCTGGTGAGCAACGCCCTGCGCCACTCGCCGCGCGGCAGCCGGGTCGTCGTCACAGTGCAGAGCGAAGGGAGCGAACGCGCCCGCATCGAGGTGCGCGACCAAGGCGAGGGCATCCCCGCCGAGCACCTCGAGCACCTGGGCGAGCTCTTTTACCGAGCCGACGCATCACGCGACCGCAAAACCGGAGGCCGCGGCCTCGGCCTGGCCATCGCCCGCGGCATCGTCGAGGCCCACGGCGGCAAGCTGCACATCTCCTCCGAGCTGGGCTCGGGCACCGTGGTCCGCGTGGACTTGCCCTCGCACATGGAGCCGCTCATCGTCCTGCGCGACGAGCTCTAG
- a CDS encoding NRDE family protein: protein MCLIAIAWQTHPDFSLVVAANRDEWRARPTEPLRWWPDVPDLLAGRDVKAGGTWMGVTKGGRFAAVTNFRDPSDARDNARSRGQLVTEFLRDTEPPEAFFSGLAERASQYNGFNLIGGDRTGLFYLGSLEGRVHAIAPGVHGLSNHTLDEPWPKVRRAREAMESALRDTDPAARLFAMLADSTVAPDEELPNTGVGLEWERRLSPPLITGNVYGSRTSSVLTISRDATTFFEERTLDGDGKVTASNVFRFEAELR from the coding sequence ATGTGCCTCATCGCCATCGCCTGGCAAACGCACCCCGATTTTTCGCTGGTCGTCGCGGCCAACCGCGACGAATGGCGCGCCCGCCCCACCGAACCTCTGCGCTGGTGGCCGGATGTGCCAGACTTGCTCGCAGGCCGCGATGTGAAGGCCGGCGGCACATGGATGGGCGTCACCAAGGGAGGCCGCTTTGCGGCGGTCACCAACTTCCGTGATCCCTCCGACGCGCGCGACAATGCGCGATCGCGCGGCCAGCTCGTGACCGAATTCCTCCGCGATACCGAGCCGCCCGAGGCCTTTTTTTCGGGCTTGGCCGAGCGCGCATCGCAGTACAACGGCTTCAACCTGATTGGCGGCGACCGCACGGGGCTCTTTTACCTCGGCAGCCTCGAGGGCCGCGTGCATGCCATCGCGCCAGGCGTTCACGGCTTGTCGAACCACACGCTCGACGAACCGTGGCCCAAAGTGCGGCGCGCCCGCGAGGCCATGGAGTCTGCGCTGCGGGACACGGATCCCGCAGCGCGCCTCTTCGCCATGCTCGCGGACAGCACCGTCGCCCCCGACGAAGAGCTGCCCAACACCGGTGTCGGCCTCGAATGGGAACGTCGCCTCTCGCCGCCGCTCATCACGGGCAACGTCTACGGCTCCCGCACCTCGAGCGTTCTCACGATCTCTCGCGACGCAACGACTTTCTTCGAGGAGCGCACGCTCGACGGCGACGGCAAGGTGACCGCGTCGAACGTGTTTCGCTTCGAGGCGGAACTTCGCTGA